The Oncorhynchus nerka isolate Pitt River linkage group LG9a, Oner_Uvic_2.0, whole genome shotgun sequence genome has a segment encoding these proteins:
- the ifitm5 gene encoding interferon-induced transmembrane protein 5, translated as MDNHTYNYPSDCTPLTSCKSARKPAGSTVVNMGTAGKKPPSDYLVWSLCNTLYVNFCCLGFMALIYSIKARDQKTQGNLQLAQECSDKAKWYNILAAGWNLLVPLLVVVLLVLLLVHLGTSQGSFDFFGEDGFQSFMKLFSSVH; from the exons ATGGACAACCACACGTACAACTACCCGTCCGACTGCACCCCTCTCACCAGCTGCAAGTCGGCCCGCAAGCCGGCGGGTTCCACCGTGGTGAATATGGGCACCGCAGGCAAGAAGCCACCCAGTGACTACCTAGTCTGGTCCCTGTGCAACACCCTGTATGTCAACTTCTGCTGTCTGGGATTCATGGCTCTTATCTACTCAATTAAG GCCAGGGATCAGAAGACCCAGGGGAACTTGCAGCTGGCCCAGGAGTGCTCGGACAAGGCCAAGTGGTACAACATCCTGGCGGCGGGCTGGAACCTGCTGGTGCCCCTGTTGGTGGTGGTGCTGCTGGTGCTGTTGCTGGTTCACCTGGGCACCTCACAGGGCTCCTTCGACTTCTTCGGAGAGGACGGCTTCCAGAGCTTCATGAAACTCttcagcag CGTACATTGA